From Peromyscus maniculatus bairdii isolate BWxNUB_F1_BW_parent chromosome 8, HU_Pman_BW_mat_3.1, whole genome shotgun sequence, a single genomic window includes:
- the Wipf2 gene encoding WAS/WASL-interacting protein family member 2: MPIPPPPPPPPGPPPPPTFNQANTEQPKLSRDEQRNRGALLQDICKGTKLKKVTNINDRSAPIIEKPKGSGGGYGPGAAALQPKGGLFQGGVPKLRPVGAKDASETPAGKPALQVPSSRAAAPRPPVSTASGRPQDDTDSSRASLPELPRMQRPSLPDLSRPNTTSGTGMKHSSSAPPPPPPGRRANAPPTPLPVHSSKAQVYNREKPLPPTPGQRLHPSREGHPAPPPLKPPPSPVNIRTGPSGQSLAPPPPPYRQPPGVPNGPSSPTNESAPELPQRHNSLHRKTPGPVRGLAPPPPTSASPFLLSNRPPPPARDPPSRGAAPPPPPPMVRNGARDAPPPPPPYRMHGSEPPSRGKPPPPPSRTPAGPPPPPPPPLRNGHRDSITTVRSFLDDFESKYSFHPVEDFPAPEEYKHLQRVYPSKTNRAARGAPPLPPVLR, from the exons ATGCCaattcctcctccccccccacccccgcctggtcctcccccacctcccactttTAATCAG gcAAACACAGAGCAGCCCAAACTCAGTAGAGATGAGCAACGGAATCGAGGGGCCCTCTTACAGGACATTTGCAAAGGGACCAAACTGAAGAAGGTGACCAACATTAACGATCGGAGTGCTCCCATCATCGAGA AGCCCAAAGGGAGTGGTGGTGGCTACGGCCCTGGAGCTGCTGCTTTGCAACCCAAGGGAGGTCTCTTCCAAGGAGGAGTGCCGAAGCTGCGACCTGTGGGAGCCAAGGATGCTTCAG AAACTCCAGCTGGTAAGCCAGCCCTACAAGTCCCCAGTTCTCGAGCTGCTGCTCCAAGGCCTCCAGTGTCTACAGCCAGTGGGCGTCCTCAAGATGATACTGACAGCAGCCGAGCCTCCCTCCCAGAACTGCCCCGGATGCAGAGACCCTCTTTACCGGACCTCTCTCGTCCCAATACCACTAGCGGTACCGGCATGAAACACAGCTCCTCCGCTCCTCCCCCACCGCCTCCAGGGCGGCGTGCCAACGCGCCCCCTACTCCTCTGCCTGTGCACAGCAGCAAAGCCCAGGTCTACAACAGGGAGAAACCCTTGCCTCCAACACCTGGACAGAGGCTGCACCCCAGCCGAGAAGGACATCCTGCTCCACCTCCTCTAAAGCCACCTCCTTCCCCTGTGAATATCAGAACGGGACCAAGTGGCCAGTCTCTGGCTCCTCCCCCACCGCCTTACCGCCAGCCTCCTGGGGTCCCCAATGGGCCCTCCAGCCCCACTAATGAGTCAGCCCCGGAGCTGCCACAGAGACACAATTCTTTGCATAGGAAGACACCAGGGCCCGTCAGAGGCCTTgcacctcccccacccacctcagcctcccccttTTTGTTGAGTAACAGGCCACCTCCCCCGGCCCGAGACCCTCCTAGTAGGGGAGCAG CTCCTCCGCCCCCACCGCCCATGGTCCGAAATGGGGCCAGggatgccccccctccccccccaccttaCCGAATGCATGGATCAGAACCTCCAAGCAGAGGAaagcccccacctccaccctcaaGGACGCCAGCTGgaccaccccctcctccaccaccacccctgagGAATGGCCATAGAGACTCCATCACCACTGTCCGTTCCTTCTTGG atgACTTTGAGTCCAAGTACTCCTTCCACCCAGTAGAGGACTTCCCTGCTCCAGAAGAGTATAAGCATCTTCAAAGAGTGTACCCCAGCAAAACAAACCGAG CTGCCCGTGGAGCCCCACCTCTGCCACCCGTTCTCAGGTGA